The genomic region AGAAGTCTTTGCCTTTTGCCTTCAAGGACTTGTGCCAGCCAGACCCAACCCCTGACTGCTTTGTCTCACTGCTGAAGCGACAGGCAGCCAAGCGGAGCAGAAGAACGGAGATGGCAATTGGATTAACATGGACCGATTCCCTTAATGGACTCATTGAGAATCAAGGAAGATTCTTGATTTTCCTGTAACTCTAATAGCCATTACTTTTTCATATATTGAACACCTCTGGGATCAGTGATTTTACAAAATGGGGGTAGGGGATATCTAAGGCATAAGCAGGCTTATCAGAAAACCAATGTTTAACTCAACCCTTAACTCTCGTTCTAGGTTCAGGAAAGAATATTACACAACGGAACGACAAGAACAAAACCTCAAAAATATCCACATCAACAAATTCAAGTATTTGCATATATTACATCGTGAGGTGTCTCCCAGACAGACTtcctgaacttaaaaaaaatccatctaaagGGGCGTATGCAGAACTTTCTGCTGCAATAACTTACTGCTTTTGCTATTCAGATAACGAAGACCTggaaacccccaaaacaaaccaaagaaccCACAACCCTCATCAATGCAGAAATTGATCCCTAATTATAAGTTTGGGTTaaaatcagctttaaaaaaagaataatccagCAGTCTCAGAAGAAAACACGCACCACGAGGACAAGCAAGAATCTACTAATGGCTCAAAGGTTTCCCAGATCAAAGACACACCTTCACTCTCCTCCAAGGAGGATGGAGGTTCAGCAATGAGTATTTCTGATAACTATGTTATGTTTTTGTTCAGACACAcagcaacctaaaaaaaaaaggtaacaattCTACTTTTGAAATAACTATCCCTCAACTGTCCCACTATTACCCCCAGTAGTCATAAAAAACAGAGTAATCGCTGCAATCCAGATATGCAATCTGTGCTTTGAAAACACTTGAGACttcttatttaggaaaaaaaaaataaattgattctAACACATGTGTTCCTGTATATCAATTCGGAACCGAAAACGGCATGTATCCTGTCTCAGAACACGAAATAAACAATGTATTTCCTTCATATTGAATGAGCTAAATGGACTGACCTGCATTGTCCTTTTAATGATCTGCAAACATGATATTCATAGCGACATTATATTGACGACCTGAGACCCGTGACTGCACGGCCAATTTGTCTACAGCGTCAGCTCGCAAACACAGAGTATTTGGGAGTGTGGGGGTGGAAAAGCAGCTATGTAAATGATCAAGTGGCAAAAAAGCTACACAGAAGTATAGAGAAACAGGTAAATATGTTCTAGCAAACCTCTAGCCTAGCCAGATACAAAGAAAAGTcctaaagtaaagaaaaaaaagcagtattacaTAGGCATTTAGTTTAATTAGACATTTATAAAGCACTCATGATATACAAAAACATCGATCATCTTAAACATGGATTTAATAGATCAGCTACTCACATTTTTGTTGCAAACGCAGAATTTCAAAAATTACGCTATACGCCAAGAAAAGATAAGTCAATAATGTTATATAAACCAGTTATTAGATTATACTCCCCTGACATCCGCCTGCACAACTCTTCTGTTTCTGTCAAAAAACGAATACATATTAGGCAATATCATCTAAATCATTGTAAACAAAGACTGCTTAAAACAAGTGTAATCAATAACAATATTGTTAACTTGCACAAATCACAACACAGAATGTATGTGTTTAATGAAAGCATGTTGGCTCGAATccgtgttttctttttcaatattgcACTTAATGTTTGCTGTCTTCTGGAGGATTTGAAGGATGAAAGCTTCAGTTAAGATGCAACTGATGCAGACcaagattttactttttatctttttggTTAGACAGTCTTCCTTACTTATTTACGCACTAAACCGGAAAAAGTTATAAAATATCAGTGTGTGCATATTAAGAAATAGCAAACATGATCGAAACAGGAATTTTGTCATTATAGCTTCTCTAAAATAACAATGGAAAAATTCTTAGAGCCAAACCAAAAATCATACTGTTAAATCAGACTGTGTTCCATTTCTGCAAGTAGTGCTGAAATTCAAACCAGAGTTACGTCccatttaaatacaaatacaggAAGGAGCAAAGAAACACCGAATAACCCAGTAAAACTGCAATTCTCATTGTAGTCTCTAAATAAACTGATGCTGAAAATCCTGAACTTACATGTCTGAAGTGTACAGGCAGCCAAAACTTTGTAAGCCTCAGCTTTAAGATCTTAcataattttattagaaattgtAGTTTGCAGTTTAAgattccctgggaaaaaaaatgaagccggCAGAGTAGTGAAGAAACCATGCAAGCTTCCTCTTAATTTAGGGATACTTTACTAGTCTCAGTTTGCCTCAATTTTGGGTTGTCAAACACCAGCAGAACAACTCTGTGTAACACATAGGCCAATATTTAAGAAgacaatttaaaataacttaaaataagaTCCAAATGTACAtaatttcctccttccctccatttcAAAATTTAAGCTCTGGACTCAAAACTCAGCACTTGACAATGACCCTCTGTCAGTAAACATTTGAAAAGAGATCATTAGAGCTATATGGCCCCACCTCAGAGAGACAATTTACTAAAAATTCCTAAATTAAATACATAGAAGTGTGACAACGCAAACAATTTGCCTCTTTTTCGCAAGACAATTTGATCGTAAAGTCCTTGAATTATTCTAAAAATTACCTCAGGTAACGGAGAATTTTGATCATTGCGATTAACAGGTTTCTTAAGTGTTTTGGTCAACAGTTTAATTAAGCAATATTCTTGGATTAACCAATCCAATGGAATGCAATATGCAAACATTtactttccctctctctttagGATTATTTTGAGGCCACTTCAAGTGGggtctttttgaaaaatactcaaGTTTTCTGTACCTCACAAAAGAGTAACATCTTCAGATGTTTAGATCTACCTTTCAGTTTTAGACATGAAGTAATTCAATTTCGGGATGTGGTTATTAATGTCAGAAGTGCAATAATAACCTTCTGAAAAGAACATGATTCTGCAATGGCTGCCTCTTTCAGTGCGGAAAGAAATTTACTACCCAGGTATACTGGTTTATAATTGGAGAAGTATTTGAATATGAAGGTTGAAAATTCTTTTTCCTGATACTATGCCAGGAAGGGTCAAGAAGAATGTTAAAAATGAGATTTAGTTGTCTGAAGGTGAGGTGAAAGAAGCACTTGTCTAGTATCATCATTTGACTCTAACTCTAGAACAAAGTTTAGTATCACAGAATGTAAAAAGAGttagtaataaaataatgtaCATTTAATATTCCTCTTACTTCTGCTAATAGGAACATACatataggggttttttgtttaccAAAAGCCTTTGTAAAGGACCTGATTCTATAGAGCTTCTTTTTTTGTAGATACTGTAAACATTTAGAATTTCTAAGGCTAAAAACAGGCACAAGTCTTCCATGAACAGTTATTATTCCTAAAAGCATTAAGGAATATATTCCAAATCTGCTATTCCTTTTTATAACAATGGAAATAATTGAAATATAACATTATAATTCACAATGCAGattcttaattaaaaaagaaatatagctTAATTGTGACAACAATTAATAATATATAGGGAAtactcctattttttttttttttaaattatctattACATCAAAATTACATTTCCAGAATCTCTGTGCTGGGTGTTACTCAATTTTATAAAGTGGTAAGTTTAAGTAGTGACTAAAACATTTCTAAGTGGGTAAAATTCAACCACGTTACGTCAGCATTATTAGCCCCCGGCTTTATAATAATGCGTGTGAGATCTGCAATATCTGCTTTGCAGACTACGATACTAAAGCCACATGGTAGGTGGCACCTTTTCAAAGACGTTAGACGCTCCTCTCCATCATTTCCATGAGGTGATTTTGTTTTGTGCCTCGTTAAGGTACCTGAGCCAACAGTCTTGTTGCAGGCTGGTTTTTCAAGATTTCAGAGGTTTTTCAACCTCTGTAACAGGTTCCCTTTTGCTGAGCAGCTAAGCGTTAGCCAACACTTCAGCAGACTGATTCCAATATATGTTAGCAGCAATGCATTTCCAGAGACAcgttgcaaaaatattaaaagcaattgTCGTCTAGAAGTCCTTTTATCCCTGCACCGGTCTGGATAAAATAACTCACCACCAAGTAATCTTGAATTCATAGATAGGACGCTTGCAGTAATAGTGATTTATCAGGTGTTTATCACACACCCCGATACACTGATGATCCACAGTTATCCCTCTATCAGACAGGTctgtcacaatacagtgcagaaGATCATAGACATCAGCTACAGCCTCCCAGGGGCCAAAAGATACATCTACTTCGCAATGATGTTCAAACAGCTTTGTCTCACTTTCACTCCTTTCAAAACGTAACGAATTGAAATGTGGGCATTCGTAGGGAGTGATGGGCATCTCTTCTTTGAAGACACAGACCTTCAATTTTGCAAatcttgcttttctctgcatAGCTCGAAGCTTTGCTATTTCGATTATCCGTTCCAAATgatctaaaacaaaaaaagttgaaaataactATGAAGCACCTagtaagagaaaacaaatgcaattatttaatgtgaaaaatattacttCAGCACTTAACAAGTTATTCTTAACATAATATTACCAGCAACGGGAAGTATCTAGATATATAGTAATTAAATCAGTCTCAGTTATCTTGTGACTTAGTGTCTTACTATATGCCTAAATTTATTCAATTGCAGTTCCTAACGGAAcaaatgcagagggagaaaatCCTTCTCATTTAATAATATGCCTTGCATGTTGTGGCCTAGATCTTGCTCCCTTTTAAGACAGCACAAAAATCCACATCCTTGGGTACAGCAGGAACAAATCTGACACAGAGACCTCGAAGATCTAACGAGCACGAAAGGTACATTAAAAACTTCTCAAATACAACGGAAATAGTTTGATTGCTGAAAGCAGGTCTGAAAGCACTGTGTATACTACTTGAATCACCCTAGAAGCAGCAGTCAATACTACTTTGTTTATTTACCTTTGTAATATGGCATTAGGCCCAGGAAAGCTTGTCtaactttttctcctttaagaGGCTGGATATCCTCTAGATTGTCGAGCAATGGTCCTATGGAATAATACTGTGCTTCCTTGTAAACTGACCTCACTCGCTCTCTTGGTGGCAGGTCACCAGATCGCAGAAAGTTAAGTATGTCTctaaaaaaagggcaaaaatactATTAAGTAACAAGCTTCTACCAGAACTGCCACAggtgagaaaggagagaaaaggctggATATTCATTGTTTATACTATTGAGATAGAAATCCTTACATTTAGACAGTAACTGAAATAACCGTGAGTCATATTTCCAACAtatgtttttaaaggcatttgcCATGTTCAGGTTTCCAAGTCATCATTTCACATTCTGCTTCTGTTAACGTCAAAATTCACTCAAAACACCCCAtcatattttaaggaaaaagttcAAGGCGGAGTAACCGCCTAAAATAGAAGAGGGGACAGTATTTCATGGGAAAGAGATTGTAGTCACTGTATTTCAAATTTAGGTCTGTGACAAAATAATCATTTCCATTTTCCTGGAGAATCATATGCGTGGACATTTCATCCCACACAGAACCAGGATTCTAGCTGAATACAGCGTCCTTTTGCAAAGGAGACATTCTCTTCACAGGATCAGGGCCATATACACTTGTAATAATAATAGAGAGAACATTTCCTCATAGTTCTTAAACAGCTAAGTGACCAGATTTTTAACAGGTAAAGAAATCACTTTATAAGCATTAAACAAGAAAACTATTATTGACCatatgaaataaaacaagcaTTACTGCAATCTTCATTAGAATGTCAACAAATACAGCATGTGCTAACTTGGCTCTCTGTTCTAGCTACATTTTGAATTCAGATTGATAACATCACAAATTAATTGATTTTCCAACAAAGCGGCAGGCAATTCCAAATTGCcaaatgtaaagaaacaattattttccaaTAAATATAGTGGCTTAATCTATTTCTGTCCCAGATTATGGCACAATCCAAATGTGCTTTGGAAGTAATTCAACCCTTCTCTGTTGAAGAGGTTAAGTAAACGTCTACAAAGGAGAAACAAGAAATGTAAGTTAAACTGCAAAGTGTGCTTTGGGCAAAGACCTTAACCCATGAACATTAACCCATGAACACTGTTTACCTTTTCTACCAACCTCACACCAACTCAAACAGAATACTAGTAAAATCATggttagtttaattaaaaataaaaaaaaagctaaatacaTAAGGAGGAATCCTGAAAGCGAAAGAATATGGCACTacctgcaaaaataattaaaaaaatattctttgagcCTTGTGCTTTTTTACCAGTTACATTATATCCTGCTTAAACACTGAAAACATCGTACTTTCTAGATTTAAGAAACCCAGATGCATTCCCTCCCTCTTTATCATACATACTGTAATATCAATTAAAAAACAGTGTTGTACAAAAGAGCCTCCTATGAAAAGCAATGacaaatacattcttttttaaaacatcaaaacaacTTGATACCTTTAAAGGAGATACTCTAGAGACAACGCACAAATTCAAACattacctgtttttcttttcccattgtaAAACTTAGGCCCTTAAGAGTAAAACAAATAGTTTTTTAATTGAAGTACACTCCTCTCTTGAGATGTTTTGAAGGCATGGATGCCAGTCGGTCACATTTACCTACCACACAAATATGATTTAactctaaggaaaaaaagttaaaacttattttcctttaaaaataatctttttcagtAACAAGTTTTAAAGCATACTACTGAGGACACTGTACCTACCCAAAGTAGGTTCCATCTCTGTCAATAAAGTATCTGCCTTCAGCATCTGTTGGAATATAGTGTCTTCCACTGAACATAGCCGCCAACATTGTGTCCTCATAACGTCGCAGTGTTGACAGTCTTGTTGTAAAATACATGCCTCCTACGTTTAGTGGAACAACTTCTGGAAACTGCAAAAGCAACCACATCATCAGAAATGAGCCTCTAGCCCTTTGCAGACATGTTCAGGCCAAACGGGTTACAACTTCCAGCAGACACAGCATACAATCTTTGCCACTCTGACTTAACTTGGTCCAACAAATCCTTCTTTCCTGGCCTGTTGCCTCAAGACAGTGAGGTTCAAGGGTTAAAAACCTGAATACTTTGGCTGGCTTCTGGGTGCAATCAgtgaatgttttaattttatttggaaacCTAAAAGAGCAGTAATCACTTAGCTTTAATACCAGATATTCATTAAAAGCGTGAATGCCTCCTCTCGGCTCTTTTGgggacagaaaaaacaaaacaaaaccaaccctccctcccccttcaaCACAA from Rissa tridactyla isolate bRisTri1 chromosome 7, bRisTri1.patW.cur.20221130, whole genome shotgun sequence harbors:
- the KCTD7 gene encoding BTB/POZ domain-containing protein KCTD7 isoform X2, encoding MVVVTGQNKVSGNPDDAMSSSDAEDDFQEPATPTATQAGQALPLLPQQFPEVVPLNVGGMYFTTRLSTLRRYEDTMLAAMFSGRHYIPTDAEGRYFIDRDGTYFGDILNFLRSGDLPPRERVRSVYKEAQYYSIGPLLDNLEDIQPLKGEKVRQAFLGLMPYYKDHLERIIEIAKLRAMQRKARFAKLKVCVFKEEMPITPYECPHFNSLRFERSESETKLFEHHCEVDVSFGPWEAVADVYDLLHCIVTDLSDRGITVDHQCIGVCDKHLINHYYCKRPIYEFKITW
- the KCTD7 gene encoding BTB/POZ domain-containing protein KCTD7 isoform X1: MVVVTGQNKVSGNPDDAMSSSDAEDDFQEPATPTATQAGQALPLLPQQFPEVVPLNVGGMYFTTRLSTLRRYEDTMLAAMFSGRHYIPTDAEGRYFIDRDGTYFGDILNFLRSGDLPPRERVRSVYKEAQYYSIGPLLDNLEDIQPLKGEKVRQAFLGLMPYYKDHLERIIEIAKLRAMQRKARFAKLKVCVFKEEMPITPYECPHFNSLRFERSESETKLFEHHCEVDVSFGPWEAVADVYDLLHCIVTDLSDRGITVDHQCIGVCDKHLINHYYCKRPIYEFKITWW